From one Streptomyces chromofuscus genomic stretch:
- a CDS encoding ATP-binding protein, giving the protein MRRKPWDLAFTAEPEEVAALRRIMKLHLGIWGLREVADEAQLCVSELVANVITHVGHGTPATLAVSMNDAYLRIEVHDPDTRALPTLVQVGADCEDGRGMTLVAAVADRWGVELRADRKVTWCELATGLADSTLPAGSIASTHVVIGGSGPLGMALVEKAAVDVIAGVLHWLRAHGCDPDEFLDRAQTHFEAETEARLG; this is encoded by the coding sequence ATGCGACGAAAGCCGTGGGACTTGGCGTTCACGGCCGAGCCTGAGGAGGTGGCAGCCCTACGGCGGATCATGAAGCTGCACCTGGGGATCTGGGGACTGCGCGAGGTCGCCGACGAGGCCCAACTCTGTGTCAGCGAGCTGGTGGCCAACGTCATTACGCACGTTGGCCACGGCACGCCCGCCACGCTGGCGGTCTCGATGAACGACGCGTATCTGCGCATTGAGGTCCACGACCCGGACACCCGAGCTCTGCCCACCTTGGTTCAGGTTGGAGCCGACTGCGAAGACGGTCGCGGGATGACCCTCGTCGCAGCGGTCGCGGATCGCTGGGGCGTCGAACTGCGAGCGGATCGGAAGGTGACGTGGTGCGAGTTGGCGACGGGCCTCGCCGACAGCACTCTGCCCGCTGGCAGCATCGCTTCTACCCACGTGGTGATCGGCGGTTCAGGCCCGCTCGGTATGGCCTTGGTCGAGAAGGCCGCCGTCGACGTCATCGCCGGTGTGCTCCACTGGCTCCGAGCACATGGTTGTGACCCGGACGAGTTTCTCGACCGGGCTCAGACGCACTTCGAGGCGGAGACCGAGGCCCGGCTCGGTTGA
- a CDS encoding DNA cytosine methyltransferase, whose protein sequence is MLPEQARPYFDEYGSLSVVELSQRVALAHESSVYVATGGDRVSADHLEELRDGVLGLAKRSGFPDDSDRARNAEFDLQLAALLHAEMGMVPAEAASRDVWAFLALILLPDVAYWRYPQPPRDRILGTDLTRHVFGRLWWRAQLVRSPGEPEPYHALKNLGEAAFDQIYARRAALGGSPHLVRAILRVWKDLDLRGLNERETLRDFLKRLLRLAPFVLFDGIAEHALDQELRFVAQESVDAQRGGPASTVVPAAGTPSHQTHFADKGEASADVSSYAVSVEPSQDRHSGSAALRRFTFVEICAGAGAQALGLEAAGFDPLLLIDSKADACFTIDRNRPSWDVICMDIVQFRPNMRPEVRGVDLLSGGLPRVKSLATIARAEDSEERRVLRAAISLACEIEPKAVLFENVPELVQSSDFEADRAWIENELHRSGLRAAWSVLNAADFGVPQNRNSGFLVAMQNPYFRAFSWPRPNELRPPTVGQVLGPSMASRGWPGAERWIKNADRIAPALVGGSDRRGGADLGPTGSKKAWAALGVNGNSLGDEPPGTDFPVDDHPKLTVEQAAMIQAFPHDWMFSGGKTSRYRQVGHAMPPPLATAVGHAIATALRS, encoded by the coding sequence TTGCTCCCTGAGCAGGCCAGACCGTATTTCGACGAGTACGGGAGTCTCAGCGTCGTCGAGCTCTCACAGCGAGTGGCCCTGGCTCACGAGTCGTCGGTGTACGTTGCAACGGGCGGCGACCGGGTCTCGGCCGATCACCTCGAAGAATTGCGTGACGGCGTACTCGGCCTCGCCAAGCGGAGTGGATTCCCGGACGACTCCGACCGCGCGCGCAATGCGGAGTTCGACCTGCAATTGGCAGCCTTGTTGCACGCCGAGATGGGCATGGTGCCGGCGGAGGCTGCGTCGCGAGACGTATGGGCCTTTCTCGCCCTGATCCTGCTCCCGGACGTCGCCTACTGGCGCTACCCCCAACCGCCCAGGGACCGCATCCTCGGCACAGACCTGACGCGTCACGTCTTCGGTCGACTGTGGTGGCGGGCTCAACTCGTTCGCTCCCCCGGCGAGCCGGAGCCGTACCACGCTCTCAAGAACCTCGGGGAGGCAGCGTTCGACCAGATCTACGCCCGTCGCGCGGCACTTGGCGGTAGCCCGCACTTGGTGCGTGCCATCCTGCGCGTCTGGAAGGACCTCGACCTGAGAGGCCTGAACGAACGCGAAACCCTGCGCGACTTTCTGAAGCGGTTGCTTCGCCTCGCCCCCTTCGTGCTCTTCGACGGCATTGCGGAGCACGCTCTGGACCAAGAGTTGCGCTTCGTTGCCCAGGAGTCCGTCGACGCCCAGCGCGGAGGCCCCGCATCAACTGTGGTCCCAGCCGCCGGGACCCCAAGCCACCAGACTCACTTTGCCGATAAGGGCGAAGCATCGGCCGACGTTTCCTCGTACGCAGTCAGCGTCGAGCCATCACAAGACCGCCATTCCGGGTCGGCTGCACTCCGTCGGTTCACGTTCGTCGAAATCTGCGCCGGTGCAGGAGCCCAGGCCCTGGGCCTCGAAGCCGCGGGGTTCGACCCACTGTTGTTGATCGACAGCAAGGCCGATGCCTGCTTCACCATCGACCGCAATCGGCCCTCATGGGACGTCATCTGCATGGACATCGTGCAGTTTCGTCCGAACATGCGCCCCGAGGTGCGGGGGGTGGATCTCCTCAGCGGTGGTTTGCCTCGTGTGAAATCCCTGGCGACGATCGCCCGTGCCGAGGACAGCGAGGAGCGCCGAGTGCTACGGGCAGCAATCAGCCTGGCTTGCGAAATCGAGCCCAAAGCAGTGCTCTTCGAAAACGTTCCTGAGCTCGTCCAGAGCTCGGATTTTGAAGCAGATCGCGCCTGGATCGAGAACGAGTTGCATCGCTCTGGCCTTCGTGCCGCCTGGAGTGTCCTCAATGCCGCGGACTTCGGGGTACCGCAGAACCGCAACAGCGGTTTTCTTGTGGCCATGCAGAACCCGTATTTCCGTGCCTTCTCCTGGCCACGACCGAATGAGCTGCGGCCGCCGACCGTGGGTCAGGTTCTGGGGCCCTCGATGGCCTCCCGTGGATGGCCAGGCGCGGAGCGATGGATCAAGAATGCCGATCGCATCGCTCCTGCCCTCGTCGGAGGCTCCGATCGAAGAGGAGGCGCAGACCTTGGCCCCACTGGCAGCAAGAAGGCTTGGGCCGCGCTGGGTGTGAACGGCAACAGCCTTGGTGACGAGCCGCCCGGTACCGATTTCCCCGTCGACGACCATCCCAAGCTGACCGTTGAGCAGGCCGCCATGATCCAGGCGTTCCCGCATGACTGGATGTTCTCCGGCGGAAAGACGTCGAGGTATCGTCAGGTGGGCCACGCCATGCCGCCACCGCTCGCGACTGCGGTGGGACATGCCATCGCAACCGCTCTGCGCAGCTAA
- a CDS encoding DNA cytosine methyltransferase, with amino-acid sequence MRTPRPVASEPITVVDLFSGCGGFTQGFHEFRPANAVDDGPVFHSIAAVEHNVAAAATYAANFGDLRPDRRVPPAHVHVGDIEVWNPTPEALHADVVVGGPPCQGFSALNRKKKGSERNRLWEEYVRIVAHIRPKVFVIENVDRFLKSDEFQNLLSEVSPGGRLEDYVLVDPPGHGPADSAEERSKRYLLNAADYGAHQARPRAIVIGVRSDMEIGRTMAYPARTHVRRPKSSSRLPAQPLDGVDTTISYWKAVDDIFRESRQLELRGTELPDGTDFIPEVDAKIEGIFTTLDLHFGRNPKPLSRARYLAIPEGGNRKHLRGKWYTEDEFGKIHFFLEPNPPGVRTPVEYLSTESWDNHQTGTGDVMGRLRMGEPSVTIRTEFYKPEKGRYLHPTENRPITHFEAARIQGFPLDFRWCGKKTEIATQIGNAVPIPLGTAIAQAIYSFLRG; translated from the coding sequence ATGCGTACGCCCAGACCGGTTGCCTCAGAACCCATCACAGTCGTAGACCTCTTCAGCGGCTGCGGGGGCTTCACCCAGGGCTTCCACGAGTTCCGCCCGGCGAACGCAGTTGACGACGGCCCTGTGTTCCACAGCATCGCCGCAGTGGAACACAACGTGGCCGCGGCAGCCACCTACGCCGCCAACTTCGGAGACCTTCGGCCAGACCGACGGGTGCCACCTGCTCACGTCCACGTCGGAGACATCGAGGTCTGGAACCCCACCCCGGAAGCTCTCCACGCGGATGTCGTGGTCGGAGGTCCGCCCTGCCAGGGATTCTCTGCACTGAACCGCAAGAAGAAGGGCAGTGAGCGCAACCGCCTGTGGGAGGAATACGTTCGGATTGTTGCCCACATTCGTCCCAAGGTATTTGTCATTGAGAACGTCGACCGCTTCCTCAAATCGGACGAGTTCCAGAACCTGTTGAGCGAAGTCAGCCCCGGAGGACGCCTGGAGGACTACGTTCTTGTCGATCCTCCTGGCCATGGGCCGGCCGACAGTGCGGAGGAGCGTTCAAAGCGTTACCTCCTCAACGCCGCAGACTACGGAGCCCACCAGGCGCGCCCGCGGGCCATCGTCATCGGCGTCCGCAGCGACATGGAAATCGGGCGCACGATGGCATACCCCGCCAGGACGCACGTCCGCCGACCGAAGAGCAGCTCCCGACTCCCCGCCCAGCCTCTGGACGGCGTGGACACGACGATCTCGTACTGGAAGGCCGTGGACGACATCTTCCGCGAGTCGCGTCAGCTCGAACTACGGGGCACCGAACTCCCGGACGGCACGGACTTCATCCCCGAAGTAGACGCCAAAATTGAAGGTATCTTCACAACGCTCGACTTGCACTTCGGCCGCAACCCAAAGCCTCTTTCAAGGGCTCGGTATCTTGCTATTCCAGAAGGGGGTAACCGGAAGCACTTGCGCGGCAAGTGGTACACGGAGGACGAGTTCGGGAAGATCCACTTTTTCCTGGAGCCCAACCCGCCGGGCGTAAGAACTCCGGTGGAGTACCTTTCGACGGAGAGCTGGGACAATCACCAAACCGGCACCGGAGACGTCATGGGCCGCCTTCGCATGGGCGAGCCATCGGTAACCATTCGGACCGAATTTTACAAACCGGAGAAGGGTCGATACCTTCACCCGACGGAGAACCGCCCGATCACTCATTTTGAGGCCGCCCGAATCCAGGGGTTCCCTCTTGATTTCCGCTGGTGCGGAAAGAAGACAGAGATTGCCACGCAGATTGGCAATGCAGTACCCATCCCGCTTGGCACGGCGATTGCTCAGGCGATCTATTCCTTTCTTCGAGGCTGA
- a CDS encoding Hsp20/alpha crystallin family protein, with translation MLMRTDPFREFDRLAQQVFGPTRPAAMPMDAYRSGDDFVVHFDLPGIDPETIELDVERNVLNVRAERRNPAPEAAEMIVAERPTGTFTRQLFLGDTLDTDRIDASYEAGVLTLRIPVAEAAKPRRIQITGGDSRRQISG, from the coding sequence ATGCTCATGCGTACCGACCCGTTCCGCGAATTCGACCGTCTCGCGCAGCAGGTCTTCGGCCCCACCCGCCCGGCCGCGATGCCGATGGACGCCTACCGGTCCGGGGACGACTTCGTCGTCCACTTCGACCTGCCCGGCATCGACCCCGAGACGATCGAACTGGACGTCGAACGCAACGTCCTGAACGTCCGCGCCGAGCGCCGCAACCCCGCTCCCGAGGCCGCGGAGATGATCGTCGCCGAACGCCCCACGGGCACCTTCACCCGTCAGCTGTTCCTCGGCGACACGCTCGACACGGACCGCATCGACGCCTCGTACGAAGCCGGCGTCCTGACGCTGCGCATCCCCGTGGCGGAGGCGGCCAAGCCGCGCCGCATCCAGATCACCGGCGGCGACAGCCGAAGGCAGATCAGCGGCTGA
- a CDS encoding VOC family protein, translated as MTVRRIVPDCKVPSEEEMDGNRDFYGLLGLEEVMNLGWVMTLASPANPTAQLIFVTEDRTAPVVPDLSVEVEDVDAVYARMVAAGAEVVRELRDEEWGVRRFFVRDPNGRVVNVLTHTGG; from the coding sequence ATGACCGTGCGCAGGATCGTCCCCGACTGCAAGGTCCCGTCCGAGGAGGAGATGGACGGCAACCGCGACTTCTACGGCCTGCTCGGCCTGGAGGAGGTCATGAACCTGGGCTGGGTGATGACCCTGGCGTCCCCCGCCAACCCCACCGCCCAGCTCATCTTCGTCACCGAGGACCGCACCGCACCCGTCGTCCCCGACCTGAGCGTCGAGGTCGAGGACGTCGACGCGGTGTACGCACGGATGGTGGCGGCGGGCGCGGAGGTCGTACGGGAACTTCGCGACGAGGAGTGGGGCGTACGGCGCTTCTTCGTACGGGACCCCAACGGTCGGGTGGTGAACGTGCTCACCCACACCGGAGGTTGA
- a CDS encoding helix-turn-helix domain-containing protein, whose product MAGSPTARRRRLSIELKKLREKSALTCAQVGEALDWSGSKVNRMETGSGRVQPSDIDALCRFYGTSDELRDFLKSLARQAKTRGWWQVHGAGVPEWFNIYIGLEHDASTIRQYQCELIPGLMQIGAYARELHTTGAHMSAQDIDRAVRVRMERQAMLTGPDAPDAWFIVNEAAVRNVIGDRSLMRDQLERVLDAAELSSVTVQVLPFDSGTYPATGSFTMLGFPAREDPDLVYRDGITDAVYLEGEHHVREYARAFDGLRAAALSPQRSARLIKSVLKEYAG is encoded by the coding sequence ATGGCCGGCTCTCCGACGGCACGCCGTCGTCGTCTCTCGATCGAGCTGAAGAAGCTCCGCGAGAAGAGCGCCCTCACCTGCGCCCAGGTCGGAGAGGCTCTGGACTGGAGCGGCTCCAAGGTCAACCGGATGGAGACGGGGAGCGGCCGGGTCCAACCATCCGACATCGATGCCCTGTGCCGCTTCTACGGCACCAGTGACGAGCTGCGCGACTTCCTCAAGTCACTGGCCCGGCAGGCCAAGACTCGTGGTTGGTGGCAGGTGCACGGTGCCGGCGTTCCCGAGTGGTTCAACATCTACATCGGTCTGGAGCATGACGCCTCCACCATCCGCCAGTACCAGTGCGAGCTGATTCCCGGCCTCATGCAAATCGGGGCGTACGCCCGCGAGCTCCACACGACCGGCGCACACATGTCCGCTCAGGACATCGACAGAGCCGTACGTGTGCGCATGGAGCGCCAGGCCATGCTCACAGGACCAGACGCCCCCGATGCGTGGTTCATCGTGAATGAGGCCGCTGTACGCAACGTCATCGGAGACCGGTCGCTGATGCGGGACCAACTCGAACGCGTCCTGGACGCAGCGGAGTTGTCGAGCGTCACGGTGCAGGTACTTCCTTTCGACTCTGGCACCTACCCGGCTACGGGCTCGTTCACCATGCTCGGTTTCCCTGCTCGAGAAGACCCGGACCTGGTGTACCGCGACGGAATCACTGATGCCGTGTACCTGGAGGGCGAGCATCATGTTCGGGAGTACGCACGGGCATTCGACGGCTTGCGAGCCGCAGCTCTGAGTCCTCAGCGGTCCGCTCGGTTGATCAAGTCCGTTCTGAAGGAATACGCAGGATGA
- a CDS encoding DUF5959 family protein — translation MAEDPIDLIRLEGDGNSVILRITGKEERKPPTEANALVGEFVVDTAFVRGTLKTWLFPEDLRQWQQALDLLDAGQDIAWREGKRAPWLFIELDEDDDRCQVTIKDYSMSLTTVTVTVPLADAWFDDAYRRLDLVWETWPMIED, via the coding sequence ATGGCTGAGGATCCGATCGACCTGATCCGCCTGGAGGGGGATGGCAATAGCGTCATTCTCCGGATCACGGGGAAGGAGGAGCGAAAGCCTCCCACCGAGGCCAATGCCCTGGTCGGAGAGTTCGTGGTCGATACGGCCTTCGTCCGTGGCACCCTCAAGACCTGGCTCTTCCCCGAGGACCTGCGGCAGTGGCAGCAGGCCCTGGACTTGCTCGACGCGGGCCAGGACATCGCCTGGCGTGAGGGAAAACGCGCTCCGTGGCTGTTCATCGAACTCGACGAAGACGACGACCGGTGCCAGGTCACGATCAAGGACTACTCCATGTCCCTCACAACGGTGACGGTCACCGTCCCATTGGCCGACGCCTGGTTCGACGACGCATACCGACGCCTGGACTTGGTCTGGGAGACCTGGCCCATGATCGAAGACTGA
- a CDS encoding DUF397 domain-containing protein, translating into MSSAESRDHGRPVWFKSSYSNGAGGECVECALTDAGALVRDSKRVGGSVVTVGRETWSCFVRAVKSGTVSQT; encoded by the coding sequence ATGAGCAGTGCAGAGTCGCGTGACCACGGCCGTCCGGTGTGGTTCAAGTCGTCTTACAGCAACGGTGCCGGAGGTGAGTGCGTGGAGTGCGCGCTGACCGATGCGGGCGCTCTTGTACGCGATTCCAAGAGGGTGGGAGGTTCCGTTGTCACCGTGGGACGCGAGACGTGGAGCTGCTTCGTACGGGCTGTGAAGAGCGGGACCGTCTCTCAGACGTGA
- a CDS encoding DUF2267 domain-containing protein codes for MTAPTLSPLTTPAPHPRPATTWADLITAVQDTGQYPTRAEAERITRIVLSALGGHVTGDERVALAQALPEEAARLVAAHIPVTRPLTAPEFVDRTAARIEGATPATARWDVSSVLCALPPLLGDALVDDILRQLPPGYALLFGRAELGAGARPGSAGPAGE; via the coding sequence ATGACCGCGCCGACGCTGTCACCTCTGACGACGCCCGCGCCCCACCCCCGCCCGGCCACCACCTGGGCGGATCTGATCACGGCAGTACAGGACACGGGCCAGTACCCGACGAGGGCGGAGGCGGAACGCATCACCCGCATCGTCCTCTCGGCCCTGGGCGGCCACGTCACGGGGGACGAACGAGTGGCCCTGGCCCAGGCCCTCCCGGAGGAAGCGGCGAGGCTCGTCGCCGCCCATATACCGGTGACCCGCCCCCTCACGGCCCCGGAGTTCGTCGACCGGACGGCCGCCCGCATCGAGGGCGCCACCCCGGCAACGGCCCGTTGGGACGTCAGCTCGGTGCTGTGCGCCCTGCCGCCCCTGCTCGGCGACGCCCTGGTGGACGACATCCTGCGCCAACTCCCGCCGGGGTACGCGCTGCTGTTCGGCCGGGCGGAGCTGGGCGCGGGGGCCCGGCCGGGGAGTGCGGGCCCGGCCGGGGAGTGA
- a CDS encoding VOC family protein, producing the protein MPADAAAHIRIARPSRDLRAAEHFWVSGLGLDVLYQHAADGTPGRSSLLMVGWPNAGWHLELVHDPAAPLEPRPTPEDLLVVYLGEPVPDSLVEQLERHGGKRVPAHNPYWDTWGVTLQDPDGYLLVLSTRAWSNS; encoded by the coding sequence ATGCCGGCTGACGCCGCAGCTCACATCCGCATAGCTCGGCCCTCACGCGATCTCCGGGCAGCAGAACACTTCTGGGTCTCGGGCCTCGGCCTCGACGTCCTGTACCAGCATGCGGCGGACGGCACCCCAGGCCGGAGCTCACTTCTCATGGTTGGCTGGCCCAATGCCGGCTGGCATCTGGAACTCGTTCACGATCCCGCTGCTCCCTTGGAGCCGCGGCCGACCCCCGAAGACCTACTGGTCGTCTACCTCGGCGAACCAGTGCCCGACTCCCTAGTGGAACAGCTCGAGCGGCACGGCGGGAAGCGAGTGCCAGCTCATAATCCGTATTGGGACACCTGGGGTGTGACTCTCCAGGACCCCGACGGCTATCTGCTGGTGCTGTCCACCCGAGCCTGGTCCAACTCGTAG
- a CDS encoding NAD(P)H-dependent oxidoreductase gives MRVGVYLAHPRVGSFNHALFEAVVQELRGRGCDVVAHDLCAEGFPAVLGAEETETVRAAARAGDPRVAAHRREVGTLDAMVFVHPNWWGMPPAVLVGWVQRVFVPGVAYKLGSAEGEPAGLLRAGRALVLNTSDTPAEREASEFGDPLERVWAACVLPYVGVVDVRRVVFRTVSDSADDVRAEWLARARREAAALVG, from the coding sequence GTGCGTGTCGGGGTGTATCTCGCGCATCCGCGGGTCGGGAGCTTCAATCACGCTCTCTTCGAGGCCGTGGTGCAGGAGTTGCGCGGGCGGGGATGTGACGTCGTCGCGCATGATCTCTGCGCCGAGGGGTTTCCGGCCGTGCTGGGCGCGGAGGAGACGGAGACCGTGCGGGCAGCCGCACGGGCGGGTGATCCTCGGGTCGCGGCACATCGGCGTGAGGTCGGCACGCTCGACGCCATGGTGTTCGTGCATCCCAACTGGTGGGGCATGCCGCCCGCCGTGCTGGTCGGGTGGGTGCAGCGGGTGTTCGTGCCGGGAGTCGCCTACAAGTTGGGGAGTGCGGAGGGGGAGCCAGCGGGGTTGTTGCGGGCCGGGCGGGCGCTCGTGCTGAACACGTCCGACACGCCCGCCGAGCGGGAGGCGAGCGAGTTCGGGGATCCGTTGGAGCGGGTCTGGGCCGCCTGCGTCCTGCCGTACGTGGGCGTCGTCGATGTACGGCGGGTGGTGTTCCGTACCGTCAGCGACTCGGCGGACGACGTGCGCGCCGAGTGGCTTGCGCGGGCTCGGCGGGAGGCTGCCGCGCTGGTGGGGTGA
- a CDS encoding PD-(D/E)XK motif protein: protein MSGESLRTLVEEHWSALGARPTTGDNRLRVSHLPVMTDQGPLTAAVDHEGHRHLLVPINTHRKIRSGLDGPVLQLRKRPLEDEDTYQVYADLACLRGDLNDLFTGVCVDVLTAVDRAPENPVKALYHVLDRWKALFQTQGPTLGPEQLAGLFAELLVLGQLLDRDPSAHRLWLGPKGHRHDFSTGNAAFEVKAGTDVSGRKPRIHGLDQLEVPADGSLCLVWFGLHRVTVSGSGIGFLELVKRTLQKCDDEGALIGLLAEAGYRPFEADRYRDVRFTVGEEKWYEVGTAFPRLTGSALLAAGRSPVSVMDVEYTIDLSGDAPVAMTPDEVSHVIDRIVEESA, encoded by the coding sequence GTGAGCGGCGAATCACTCCGCACACTCGTCGAGGAACACTGGTCGGCGCTCGGAGCCCGGCCGACCACCGGCGACAATCGCCTGCGTGTGTCGCACCTGCCGGTCATGACGGACCAGGGCCCCTTGACTGCGGCTGTCGACCACGAGGGACACCGCCACCTGCTGGTTCCCATAAACACACACCGAAAAATACGTTCCGGCCTCGACGGTCCCGTCCTGCAATTGCGCAAACGACCGTTGGAGGACGAGGACACCTACCAGGTGTACGCCGACCTCGCCTGCCTGCGCGGAGATCTGAACGATCTGTTCACAGGGGTGTGCGTGGACGTGCTGACCGCTGTCGACCGGGCTCCCGAGAACCCGGTCAAAGCTCTCTACCACGTCCTCGATCGCTGGAAGGCCCTCTTTCAGACGCAAGGGCCCACCTTGGGGCCCGAGCAACTCGCCGGTCTCTTCGCTGAGTTGCTGGTTCTCGGTCAGCTTCTGGACCGGGACCCCAGCGCTCATCGACTCTGGCTCGGCCCGAAAGGACATCGTCACGACTTCTCGACCGGGAACGCGGCATTCGAGGTGAAGGCCGGCACGGATGTAAGTGGGCGAAAGCCTCGCATACATGGACTGGATCAGCTCGAAGTTCCAGCGGACGGCAGCCTCTGTCTGGTTTGGTTCGGGCTGCACCGCGTCACAGTATCGGGGTCGGGCATCGGCTTCCTGGAGCTGGTCAAACGGACGCTTCAGAAGTGCGACGACGAAGGCGCCCTGATCGGCCTCCTCGCCGAGGCCGGCTATCGCCCCTTCGAAGCGGACCGCTATCGAGACGTACGTTTCACCGTCGGAGAAGAGAAGTGGTACGAGGTAGGTACGGCCTTCCCCAGACTGACGGGTAGTGCACTCCTTGCGGCTGGGCGGTCGCCCGTGTCGGTCATGGACGTCGAATACACCATCGACCTCTCCGGTGACGCCCCCGTCGCCATGACACCCGACGAGGTGTCCCACGTGATCGATCGCATCGTTGAGGAGTCCGCGTGA
- a CDS encoding vanadium-dependent haloperoxidase, translating into MSLILLLVTVLNGPPASAGSHVPPAADPAAIREWNTIATDTISANLGATRPSGQVVIWHGFVSAAVYNAVVGIRGDYAPYKWRVRGPAGASPEAAAVAAAHRVLVTYFPASQASLDAAYAESLARIPAGSAKTQGVAFGERAAAHLIDLREGDGRGAPVQFTTPPAPGVWRPTPPGHLPFIDPWLGRLRPMLLTDPAQFRPGPPPALSSARYAREVNEVRTMGARTGSSRTAFQTETALFFGGNLAVQVQAALRDHTARHRLGIAETARLFAAANTSATDAVVASWDAKLHYGRWRPITAIHLAHTDGNPAAAPDPQWQPLLVTPPHPDYLSGHAAVAGAVTQTLSGLLGTLRLDLTFFSEATGTTRHYDHAHRLNEDMINARVWAGIHVRSADVAGCRAGNRIGVWAVTHYFQPLRSSHAQAAPTARPTCPQTGMR; encoded by the coding sequence ATGTCACTCATCCTCCTCCTCGTCACCGTCCTGAACGGCCCCCCGGCCTCCGCCGGCAGCCACGTGCCGCCCGCGGCGGACCCCGCAGCGATCCGTGAATGGAACACGATCGCCACCGACACCATCAGCGCCAACCTCGGTGCCACCCGGCCCTCGGGCCAGGTGGTCATCTGGCACGGGTTCGTCTCGGCCGCCGTCTACAACGCCGTGGTGGGCATCCGGGGCGACTACGCCCCTTACAAGTGGCGGGTGCGCGGTCCCGCCGGCGCGTCGCCCGAGGCGGCCGCCGTGGCCGCGGCCCACCGCGTGCTGGTCACCTATTTCCCCGCCTCCCAGGCGTCGCTCGACGCCGCCTACGCCGAATCCCTCGCCAGGATCCCCGCGGGCAGCGCCAAGACTCAGGGCGTGGCCTTCGGGGAGCGGGCCGCCGCGCACCTCATCGACCTGCGCGAAGGCGACGGCCGGGGTGCGCCGGTGCAGTTCACCACCCCGCCCGCGCCCGGCGTCTGGCGGCCCACCCCACCCGGCCACCTGCCCTTCATCGACCCCTGGCTCGGCCGGCTGCGCCCGATGCTGCTCACCGACCCGGCCCAGTTCCGTCCTGGACCCCCGCCCGCACTGTCGTCGGCCCGCTATGCCCGGGAGGTGAACGAGGTGCGGACCATGGGGGCGAGGACCGGGTCGTCCCGCACCGCGTTCCAGACCGAGACCGCCCTGTTCTTCGGGGGAAACCTGGCGGTGCAGGTCCAGGCGGCGCTCCGGGACCACACGGCTCGGCACCGCCTGGGGATCGCTGAGACGGCACGGCTGTTCGCCGCGGCGAACACCTCGGCCACCGACGCCGTCGTCGCCTCCTGGGACGCCAAACTCCACTACGGACGCTGGCGGCCGATCACCGCCATCCATCTGGCGCACACCGACGGCAACCCCGCGGCCGCGCCCGACCCGCAGTGGCAGCCGCTGCTCGTCACGCCGCCGCACCCCGACTACCTCAGCGGCCATGCCGCGGTCGCCGGCGCCGTAACCCAGACCCTGAGCGGACTGCTCGGCACCCTGCGTCTCGACCTCACCTTCTTCTCCGAGGCCACCGGCACCACACGGCACTACGACCACGCCCACCGGCTCAACGAGGACATGATCAACGCGCGCGTCTGGGCCGGGATCCACGTCCGCTCCGCGGATGTGGCCGGGTGCCGGGCCGGCAACCGCATCGGCGTCTGGGCGGTCACCCACTACTTCCAACCGCTGCGGTCCTCGCACGCCCAGGCCGCGCCGACGGCACGGCCCACGTGCCCGCAGACCGGCATGCGCTGA